The Engraulis encrasicolus isolate BLACKSEA-1 chromosome 11, IST_EnEncr_1.0, whole genome shotgun sequence nucleotide sequence ggttacaattttttactttttatttggctgcaATGCCCAGGTGTTTTGGCCCTGATGCCCATAAGGGCCAAGAcatgtaggcattgtagccaaataaaaagtaaaaaaatatttaaCCTTCAGTGCCACAGATtttctctacctggaccaagtttgagggTCCCTATTCttatgagcaccaaggaaaaaaggtgaagacccagacacactctgtttgtttttttgccagTTGTAATGTGTTTAGTGCCCCCCACAGGCGACCCAAAACACTTcagttggacagacagacagacagacagacagacaggcaggcaaacagacagacagacagacagacagacagacagacagacagacagacagacagacagacagacagacagacagacagacagacagacagacagacagacaggagcatTGGGGTTGGTAAGGCTCATTAGCAGATGCTAGTAATAGATGATTACATGTAGACAGTGAAATGCTTACCAGACTAAGACATTGCTTGATGCTGATCCTGTGACCAGACAGACCCCAACAGATGGTAGAACATCCATAAGCCCAGATGTCCTATCTCTATTTTCTGGTTACAACACTGAGCATTTCATAGGCTATGTTTCTCTTCTGAAATGTGAAAGTGGTCCTTTGGTTGAAAAGGAAAGTTTTGGCTGTATAggcacattttgaaaaaaaaatcttaggtTTTGAGAGCAGGGTTTCAATGTTGTAGGCCTTTATGTGTATGGTTtgtcagtgctgtgtgtgctggATGCCGGTGTGTTTGTTTTGTCACTAGCCAAGTTCCATCTGAAAGCAGTGGGCGAAAACTCTAATCCTACTTCAGTTCGTCTCACATCTGGCAATCAACACAACAATCATTCTTCTGTCATCACAGCTCCATCTGTTGGTCTCTGTGTGCTTTTGTACCTTTGTATGTGATGTTTGCTCACGTCCTTGGTGTTTTAATGCACCCAGGTAGACAAGGCCGTGATGCCTGTGAGTTAGGGGATGAGTGTAGTGCGAACAACGAGGCAACATGGATCACAGAACATGCCCAGACTTAAACACAATGACAGATGTTAATTAGGCTAGTGAATTGTTTTAATCAGTGAGACTATTATTGTAATGAAACTGTTATAACAGTTGACAATTTCATTGCCATGGTCATAGATTTACCTTTGGACATTTATTCATACATCTgaagatttctttttttctcctaatATCTGTTCGGATTTGTGTCctctactttaaaaaaaacttctGAACAGGTGAAATACAGGTTAACGTTTTTCCGGTGTTGTTAAATGTGTTTGTGAAATTGTTCAGTGTATGGCATAGATTAGAACATTTGGCTGAGCATTCAGGCTCATCTTGGAGATTACTTTCTACTTCCTGGTCCTTAATGATTCTGGGAAAAATTCTGGGTGGGCCTTATGTACAATCGGCTTTGATGCGTAAGCCTAAAATGCCTTGTGTACCTGTACCCATGCCTGTATCTGTGcctttcattttgtgtgtgcttAATCTCATTTAGATTTTTttagttgctgtttttttttgtctttattagtgAGGGAgatagtgaagagtgggacaggagacCAGTGGAAGCCAGAGTTTGGGGTAGGGTtgacctagcctggctctcacacagacccttcgtgcttcgtgcatcttcgttaaacttcgtgaacaaccatcgtgagagccaggttagggTTGACCCAGATCGgactagagtagagcagagtagagtataggAGGCAAACCTCGCTCCCTTTGAGCATGAAGATTGACGGACGAAAGACCATTCATTAACGGGTGCCTTAGCATGCTGTGCCACAACACCCCTgaatcagctctctctctctctctctctctctctctctctctctctctctctctctctctctctctctctctctctctctctctgtctgtctgtctgtctgtctgtctgtctgtctgtctgtctgtctgtctgtctctctcacacacacacacacacacacacacacacacacacacacacacacacacacacacacacacacacacacacacacacacacacacacacacacacacacacacacacacacacacacacgcacacacacacacacacacactcaaatactatAAGCCTAGCGTATTTGCTTTGAAACAAATAATAATTAAGTCAGTTGTCACTGATGAGACGAGGAAGTCAACAGGTTCAACAGTGAATGGAGGCCTAAGGTGTCTGTGTCCACCTTTTTGGTTGACAATTCTGCCATCTGGTGGTGAAAACATGGCACAAACAGTGGTCCCCTACCCTTACCAGATGTGTTATTCTTCTTCAGTGTAgtgtgcaaaacaagaacgcagtaactcgaaaatggtcaaaattgagattagatcggaaatgggctttaaactacctcatttgtcttgtgtcaaaatactgtggtccaacatcgtcccgttttagagaaaaatcatgttgagagtgcaaaaattatgttacgtcgtacaaaacaaaaacgcagttagtaagtcggtgagttactgctgcactttccaatggaaatggtttgggagtagacagtaatgggctactagccaagaacgcagtaactcctgcagtaactccattttgtggcagtaataccagccaagaacgcagtaactctgttttgtgTGGCAGAAAGactcataaatgttgttttttttcaggggggttttgtgtgcatttaatttctgtcctaaaaaagtattacaaggaagtgtcaccaccactttactgacaacacagttgtcgggcCATATAGCAAACTTTGaagcttttttctcagtttgccaaaatctgagttactgcattcttgttttgtagggcagtattgctaGAGTTACTtcattgatcccagagggaagtTAAGGTGCCAAGCAGGCAGCCTACACATAACATTACAAGGCAGATCAAAGTCAAGCatgcccaactgagaaactccaactcctgctgtcattgtgacacagcactccaatgtACACCGCATAgtactcatggaggaggatggggcagagcacatgttaattactcccccccatcaacctggtgggtcgggagtcgaaccggcaaccctaaggctacaagtctgacgccctaaccgcttaccaatgactgccctttGCACacttattaggcctaggcctacacatacagacCAGGGCtttacactggcacctgccaaccggtaaTGTAGTAATAAttacagtgtcactagccaatttgtctGGCCGCTTATTCCTTGGTATCACACACGCATCATAGTAGCTTGTagtctgttgtttgccccttgtgtatcaattgcttatatttaagttcaagaaaaagcccagTAACTCAAAGTTTCTATACTCCCTTGTAGAAAGCTTTACacttatcttgctttagcacctcatcttctgaggtaagacgtacactatcatgataaagaaaacaaaaacggtTTAAAATGTGTGGcttgtggaatacctgaatggctagtgactcagggaaactactagccacagtggctggtgggtgaaaaagttaatgtcaagccctgatacagacATCAAGACCGATCATAGGCCTGCATGTTGCACATCAGCTCTTCATACATACAAGCATTAATTAAGCTAGCTTGGGGAAGGAGGAAATAGAGTTAGGCATATAGGCCTATCCTGGGTATGCTATTACAATGAAGTGTAGGCTGGTGAACTGTTATATGGGGCAGAATAATATTGTCTAAAGAGGCATAAGGTGATCTGTTCTTATTCCTTGTAGACGGGCCCACACTGTGTGGTAGCTGACTATAGGCCAACATGTAGGTCAGATGGAATCAAATTGACAAATGATTTTATTTTCAATACAAGAAATTCCATTTTCATTCAGTAATATCCAGGTTCACTACAGACCTTGATCCTTGGCGTGAACtgatacatatttttttttgctaTCTGGGGCTGAATCCCTGAATCTCTGAAAGGATAGTGCAAATCAAACTACATTCTTTTGCAAATCCCATTAATGCAAAAGAAAATTGCTTTCTGTGTAGGCTACACTGGACAATTATAAAGACGTTAGTAAATAACATTACCCTATCTTCGAAAATGAGTTTCACCCCCAAATGTGTTCACAACGAATTGAACAACATTGGAGGTGCTGCgtcagctctcgctctctccctctcgagGAAAAACCTGGCAACCCCAGCAAgggggtgtgtttgtttacacttCTTATTACGCGCCATGCGAGGCGGCCGCGTGATGACGTACTCGAGGCAAAATCCGGTGGAACTCGGAAGGGAGGCAGCTGTCGTGGATTTGAAATCGCCCCTTTAACATGCTTATACAGGTGAGATATCGGCGAAATTTACTAAGTTGCGATTAAAACGTTAAAACCGACACCAGTGGAGATGCAAAGATCACATTGACGCGTTTGGTTGCAAAAACAGACCGGGCGCGCCTTCACTGCTAGGCGGTGCAATGCTAGTTTGCAGGCTAGCTATTTTTGCTCTTATTTGGTGGAAATGTGTCTTTGGGGATCTCTGTATTTAACAAGTTGGTGTTTTCTTTCAAATTAAATCTCCCTCGTCTCCAGATGCAAAGGATGTCTTAgcgctttaaaaatatataatcgATCCAGTTGAAGGAAATGCTATGTGCATAAAGATATGTCATGCATGAATGCGTTGCTTGTTTTCACACCTATTGTTTCCTTTGAACGAGGAATATAAGATGaccattttcacattttgaacattTATGTAAATGCAATGCATGTCTAAatcaatataaaaacaccagCGTTGTGAAAAGAGATACTTGATCACATACATTAGGCTGATATGTCAGTTTCTATTGGTCGGCCTGTACATGAGGCCCAGAAAAATGAAACCATTTACTAAACTTTAATTTTGttatatgcacacacagcaacacattcGTTATGACATAGTGTTCATTGTATGAACTCCTTTTTGCACATTATATTCTTCAGATGCACCCCATGGTCCTCTCTCACTTTAAATTTACTTTTAATGTTAATGAGAAATGTGATTAGCCTACACACATTTCATTCGTCATGTGCATAGAAATATAATGAAAGTGTTATGCCGATTGCCTACCTGTATTGTGTTGTTGCCCTTGTGTGCATGGTAAGAGTTTCTTTATGCATATCATATTTTCTCTTCATACTGAATGCACCTATTGGGTCCCCAGATTCATCTTGtatttttgtcataggcctattgaTGAGAGCTGTGAGTGTGCCTTGTCTGTATTTTATTGTGCTGCAGACCTTGTGAAAGTCTTACCAGCCATGGAGTCGGACACGAATGCTTTCCGCGTGGACTTCCCCGATTTCTCCTGCTCGCTCCTGCACAAGCTGAACCAGCAGCGGCAGCGCGGGCAGCTGTGTGACCTCATCGTCAGCATCGGGGGACACCAGTTCCGGGCACACCGCGCTGTGCTGGCCGCCAGCTCGCCCTACTTCTGTGACCAGGTCAGAGtctcccacccacacccaccccaccccaccccaccccagcccagcccagcccagcacttcACAAGCAGCCACCTTGGCCAGCAGTGATGAGTAAACTGaatccagtggcggaacaattgcacacaaggcctcagggcaaaacactgataaggcCCTCCGTACatcctgccaaggtcataatagggcccccatcacTAATACCACCTGCTCGCCCCTCATAGTTCTGCCCCCTACTCGATTTATTAGTTGCGGTACTACAATCCAGTCCCCCACCCTTCCACCACAAGTACTTTACAGTGAAGCAGCCACCCTGACCAGCAGATAATAACATTGAAGTGGCTTTTTTGATGCGCATGAAcagcgtgacgtgtgccatgtgcgttacgcccttttttgggCGAAAACATTGTggagaaagccaatgcaagtcaattggtggtgttgggaaagaataaacgaaagacaaggacctgtagactagcgttgttcacgctcaacatgccgaaaacgtgttgtgttgccggctgttcaaataataaagccaaacagccgtggctgaagcatggactgtgttcatttaggctagccgatgtagcatgtaagttaatgagacattcgttctgtttcccccaaaaaggggcgtaacgcacattcacgagcaaagtacccggatggccgttcatgcgtattggACTCACTTGCtactttggcaggtagcttattatTATGTAGCCCATTTTCTGTAGAGGGTGTTGCATAGGAACTCTTCAAATTTTGAGCACTGTTGACCTAGCCAGGCCgttccctcctagtgacgcaacgccttcagcgttgccactagtcaggtcaagagcaatttaagtattttctgagctcccgataaaaaatcgggaactcctctcaatttgtcgggaagcaaacaaccattagcaaagcaagggaggcaggggtcaaccatgctgtttgggaaaagttaattgttatgctcttggtcagactaagtctcgaagagattggaTAGTTGATGCTAATCAGGCTCCTGTTGCCCCACTGCAGGTGCTTCTGAAGAACAGTGCTCGTGTGGTGCTGCCCGAGGTCATGAACCCCTGGGTGTTCGAGGGCCTCCTACTGTCCTGCTACACTGGCTCCCTCAGCCTGCCCGCCTGCGAGGTGAGGCCACAtggtttacttacttactttatttttcaggacattgcagaTTAATAAACATACATAGtgtacatgtaaatgtgccagtTTATTGCAATTAAAAGCACAGGCATACACTTTTACACTTTTATACAAAAACACTGttagtaaaagaaagaaagaaaaggtacACATACAAAGGAAATGCACATGTTAATAAAAAGAAAGAAGCTTTAAAATTAAGCTGTGTTTAGGCCAATACAGCCGCATGTTAACATTTAACATAGTTCTCCTTTAATATGTCTGTTTATGGCTACTGTAATGGTTAGGAATAAATGttcagggtctccgcggatccttaaaaagtcttaaaaagtcttacttttaatatttgttttttaaggtcttataaagcattatatttcaccaatttttggaagtgcggtattatatttacgtgggaggtcttatatttcccctgggtagcttgagtgtaagaaaaaggtctatttttttgacgctataaaccttatttaaccggcatacgtcccttatcaagatgcggaaaagtagatgaaactgatctgtttgtggcgcagcgcagcccgctggccacacagcggggggcagcggcagacctgtgggcgcagccagagccgtctagcctacttgcatgttctattagaaacagtcgaaaaagtggtcgaaaaaatatgaacgtgaatcgagatgggtagatagatgcacgttcagtgtaatgtggcttgaggacaagaaataaaacggttaggtgctatccaaagcaacctcggaatatgaagcttgatgttaactgtgtcgggaggacgcatagcctaatcagtcgttgagtgtaagttttaaatcttgtctatcgtaagcatgttagccatgccctcgcgtttgggtagaagcgtttgctaaatgtaaagggttcatttcataaagtccattatgaccgtattcgaaaataaatgttccttcacctacactttcaaaatcgcctctagatacgtgacaggctatttgaggcctctgtcaaatgcaaaatgatttcgttaacatgatggcagcatgaggaagtgagcgcgaggcaatacgaaatcggatgagtaacagaatatgtacgaagccaatgatctggcgaggtgcgtaatgtccaaatcggtaaccagatgggcaacggtaaacgcgctaaatgctggacatgctggaaatcgcttccaagttgtgcgctgtttgttgagaacaacaaactacagacaggctgctcaaattagaacgcttgcttctgctacccgtctctgataaagcgagctggaggaggagaaacggcactcagagtagtcgtacatttaacccttttgacaccaggtgtcaTCTCTCTTAATAGCAAAGTGCATTGAACTATCtatccatcagaaatgatgaattgttgagccatttttaatgtgtacatttaaaggcatttgatgaacattcatctgagttttccataggccgtcaaaacatgcgtgggaccctgccagttgtcagttaactgaccatatgcatgcatggtgtctgtaggcctacagatcagttacacctggctactgcttacactgtgtttaccctaggctacactataaaagcacagtagtcatataatattgtttattatatataattatgtactaggcctacatttcattatagcaatgcaaactaataacattagcaatattgcaatgcctcaccccgagcggtggtcttatattttatcatcagaggtcttatatttgtcttaaaaagtcttatatttggtgatccaaaatgtgcagaaaccctgaaTGTTACTTTTTGCACTACAATGCCACATGCTGCCTTCACAGGATAGGTGTTAGCTGACTTTCTCTCACAcgttcactcgcacacacaacaccccaAGACAAGCACACGTCACTTTACACAGCGTGAAATGTCAGTTCGATTCCtacgtgtatgtactgtatgtgtagcatTGTCATGTGACACAATTGACAATAAAGCTAgctaacttttattttgacgttTGCCATTGGAGGTGGTGGCCTTCCTGACTGCGGCCAGCTTCCTGCAGATGTGGCACGTGGTGGACAAGTGCACCGAGCTGCTGGAGAGCAACCCTGCCgctgccgccgcctcctcctcctcctcgcggcCCTCTCTCAAGGCCCTCGCCTCGGCCGCCAGGCGCGGCAGCAGTGGCAGCCATCACCTCTCTCCAGACCGAGGGAGTCACCACGgcgacaggggaggagaggagtcgtGCTCCGACGGCGGAGCGGGAGGCAGCAGCGAGGGCTTCGGCAAGATGGCCGGCGTCGGCGGAGGAGACTTTGATCAGCTCCTGGAGGAGGGGGGCTTCTCTCCGCAGGGCCTGGAGCTGGGCGCTCCCTCTAGTGGTGAGGGCTGCTCACCGCCACCCAACGGCCAGAACGGCGGCGGTGGCAGCAACGAGGAACACgatgacgatgaggatgatgatatCGATGACGATGAGGACGGGCGTCCCAAGGCCAAGTACGTGCCGCCGAGCATCATGGGACACAGGAAGTGGAGCCAGGTGAAGACGGAGCGGCCGGGCCGCGAGGACTGCACCAGCGGCACCCTGTTCATAAACGAGATGGGCAGCACAGACAGCTCGGAGTCGTACCACCGCCAACTCCAGCACCAGCAGGGCTTCTGCGGCGACGACAGCCTGGACGACAAGCTGGCCAACCAGCTGGACGACGGCCTCGACTGCGACCCCGCCTTCGACGACCCGCTGGACTTCTACGGCAGCTCCATGGACCGATACAGCAGCGACCAGGCCGGCCACCTCGACTTCGGAAGAGGCGGCGAGGACGACGAAGACGGGATGGACGCCGACGTCCACGGCCCGGATGACGTGACCAACTTGGGCCCGGGCTACAAGCTGTACCAGTGCAAGTGCGGCAAGAGCTTCACGCACAAGAGCCAGCGCGATCGCCACATGAGCATGCACCTGGGCCTGCGGCCGTACGGCTGCGCCGTCTGCGGCAAGAGCTTCAAGATGAAGCACCACCTGGTGGGCCACATGAAGATCCACACGGGCATCAAGCCCTACGAGTGCAGCATGTGCTCCAAGCGCTTCATGTGGCGCGACAGCTTCAACCGCCACACCGCCTCCTGCAGGCGGATACAGGGAAAGCGGGCAGCGTCCGCCAACaatgccgccgccgctgctgctgctgccgcggcTACAGCAGCCACGACCTCGACCACGACCACTGCCACTGCCGAGCAGAGCGTTTGCTGAGTCCAGGTCAGCCAAGTCGAGCCACACATCTCAGGCCAAACCAGGAGGATGATgctatccaccttattatccatCAGTTATATGGGTGCCGCGATGCTAGCGCTGGAGCTCTCTTTGGATTTCCGGTTGTGCAATGGAGTCCATAGACTTGAATGATGACCCCTAACAGTAACCAGCAGACCAGAAATTCTGGTAGACTACGAAATTATGTGAAATGGGCGGGACTTAATAAGGTGGATAGACTCAAGAAGGTCTACAGACCTACATTGCGTGAAAGCCCTCCAAAAACCTAACTGGTTTCCCACTGATGGCCCAACCAATGGATCAACCGAAATGGCAGTGCATACAGTGGAGTTGC carries:
- the zbtb43 gene encoding zinc finger and BTB domain-containing protein 43, which encodes MESDTNAFRVDFPDFSCSLLHKLNQQRQRGQLCDLIVSIGGHQFRAHRAVLAASSPYFCDQVLLKNSARVVLPEVMNPWVFEGLLLSCYTGSLSLPACEVVAFLTAASFLQMWHVVDKCTELLESNPAAAAASSSSSRPSLKALASAARRGSSGSHHLSPDRGSHHGDRGGEESCSDGGAGGSSEGFGKMAGVGGGDFDQLLEEGGFSPQGLELGAPSSGEGCSPPPNGQNGGGGSNEEHDDDEDDDIDDDEDGRPKAKYVPPSIMGHRKWSQVKTERPGREDCTSGTLFINEMGSTDSSESYHRQLQHQQGFCGDDSLDDKLANQLDDGLDCDPAFDDPLDFYGSSMDRYSSDQAGHLDFGRGGEDDEDGMDADVHGPDDVTNLGPGYKLYQCKCGKSFTHKSQRDRHMSMHLGLRPYGCAVCGKSFKMKHHLVGHMKIHTGIKPYECSMCSKRFMWRDSFNRHTASCRRIQGKRAASANNAAAAAAAAAATAATTSTTTTATAEQSVC